The following nucleotide sequence is from Dyella sp. BiH032.
TCGGCCGCGAGCAGGGCAAGCTGGGCGGCGAGCAAGGCAAGCTCGGTGCGCAGCAAGGCGCCATCGGCCAGCGCCAGGGCATGCTCGGCGCGCGTCAGGGCAGCCTGGCCAGCAAGGAAGCCGAGCTCTCCAGTCGTGAAGCACGGCTGCAATCGCTGGAAGCGCAAGGCCAGCGCGCCGCCGACCTCGCCACGCAACGCCGGCAGATCGCCGATGCGCGGGCCGATATGGAAAGGCAGCAGAAGGACCTGGAAAAAGCGCAGGCAGCACTGGGCGACGACCAGGAGGCGCTCGGCAAACAGCAGGCCGAGCTGGGCGCAAAGCAGGAGGCGCTCGGCCAGCGCCAGCAGCGCGCCAGCGAGAAGGCGCGCGAACAGATCGACGCCTTGATCAAGGAAGCGCTGGCCAAAGGTGTGGCCAAGCCGGTGGAGGCGCGCTGACGGCCGGACGCCGTCTCCCCTCTTGGAAGCAAACGGGAGGGCACACGGATGTGCCTCTTTTTTGGGAAGCGACGGAGGGGTCGGCTTGCGAGGGTAGTCTACGGTCGTGTCTGGATGAGGTGGTGAGTGTTTGCGATTGGATCGGCGGGATCTTGCTCGCTCCTGCGCTTCCGCTTCACCGCTCCGTAGGTTCCCCTCACCCCAGCCCTCTCCCCGGAGGGGAGAGGGGGTAGAAGAAAAACGGGCCCTTGTGGGCCCGTTTTTTCGTCGACGCTTCAGTCCTTCGGCGCCTTCAACTCGTATTCCTTCGGCGGCACCGCACCCATCAGGTTGCGCACGAAGTAGTCCCAGCGCTTGCGCGTCATGTACAGGCTGGCCGAACCGTAACCGTGGTGCGCGTTGGGGATCAGCAGCAGGTCGAAATCCTTGTTCGCCTTGATCAGCGCGTCCACCACCAGCAGCGTCTGGTACGGCGGTACGTTGTCGTCCATGGTGCCGTGCGCCAGCAGCAGATGGCCCTTCAGCTTGTCGGCATAGGCCTGGTTGGCCTGCTTGTCGTAGTTGCTCTTGCCGTCCTTGTCCTTCACCAGCAGGCCCTGCCACTTCTCCGCCCAGTCGTCTTCATAGTTGCGGTTGTCGTGGTTGCCGCTCTCGGCGATGCCGACCTTGAAGAAGTCCGGATAGAAGAACATCGCGCCCACCGTGGCGTTGCCGCCGCCGGAATGGCCCCACATGCCCACGCGGTCCATGTCGATCCACGGATAGCGCTTGCCCAGTTCCTTCAGGCCCGCCACCTGGTCCGGCAGAGTGTTATCGATGATGTTGCCGAAATAGGCATCGTGGAACGCCTTGGAGCGCCACGGCGTGCCCATGCCGTCGATGGCGACCACGATGAAGCCCAGCTCGGCCAGCGACTGGTGGTCGGTGCGGCCGACCGTGAAGCTGCGCGTACCGACCGAACCGGTCTGCGGGCCCGGATAGACGTAATCGACGATCGGGTATTTCTTCTTCGGGTCGAAATGCGTCGGCTTGAACATCACGCCGTACAGGTCGGTCTTGCCGTCGCGGCCCTTCACGGTGAACGGCTCCGGCGCTTTCCAGCCGGTGGCGAGCAGGCGGCTGATATCGGCCTTGGCGACCTGGGCGACGGTACGGCCGTCCTCGCTGGAGCGCAGTACGGTGACCGGCGGCGTCGTGGTGGTCGAATAGGCGTCGACGAACAGCTTGCCGTCGGGCGACAGCGTGATGGTGTGGTCCGAGGCTTCCGGCGTGAGCAGCGTCGGCGTGCCGCCATCGAGGTTCACTTTCCAGAACTGCTGGTAATAGGGATCCACGCCCGGCGTGCGGCCGACGCCGCGGAACCACACCGTGCGCGTCTTCGGATCCACGCGCAGCACCTGGGTGACGTTGCCTTCGCCGGTGGTGATGGCGCGCTTGAGCTTGCCGGTCTCCAGGTCGTACAGGTACAGGTTGCCCCAGTTGTTGCGCTCGCTGAACCAGATCGCCTCGTGCGTCTCCGGCAGGTAGCTCCAGTTGACCTTGTCGTTGCCGCTCTCGTAGTAGGTGGCGACCTTCTCGTCGAACACGGTGCGCACCGCGCCGGTCTTGGCGTCGGCGATGCGGAACCACGACTGCTTGTGATCGCGCGAGGTGGAGACGAAGGCCAGCGTCTTGCCGTCCGGCGCCCACTGCACGTCGTCCCAGCCACCGTCGCGGCCGCAGCTGATGTCGTCGCACAGGGTGGAGCGATGCTGGTCGGGCTCCATCTTCAGGCGCAGCACTTTCTTGTCCGGCACGTCGATGATCACGCGCTCGATCATGGTGATGTGTTCGTCGCCCACCAGCGGGTACTTCCACTTCTCCAGCTTCGGATGGCCGACATTGGTGGTGACCAGGTACATGTCGCCGGTCTTGCGCTGGTCCTGCTGGAAGGTGGCGATCTGCTTCGAATCCGGCGACCACACCAGGATGGCGTTATCGGTGTGCTTCCAGCCGGCGTTGTCGGTGGCGTAGCCGTAATCCTCGACGCCATCGGTGGTGAGCTGGGTTTCCTTGCCAGTAGCGACGTCGCGCAGCCAGAGGTTCCAGTGGCGGATGAAGGCCTCGGTCTTCTTGTCCGGCGACAGCACGCCCGGCTCGCTGCCGGCCTCGCCTTCCTTCGCCTGCGTACCCTTGCCCGGTGCGCACACGCCATCGCCCTTGAGGTCGCAGAGGTAGTGCTTGTCGCGCAGGTTGACGTCGAGGCTGCCGTCCGCCGCCACGGTGAAGTCGGTGACACCCAGCTTGGCCGCATTCACCGGCTTGCCCGTGGCCTTGCCCAGCGCCGCGGCGAGCTTGGCCTGGTCGAACGCGGGCTCGGCCTTGCCGGTGGCGGCGTCCATGCGCAGGTAGTGGTCGCCCTGGGCGTCGTGATCGCGGTACCAGAAATGGCCGTCGTCGAGCCAGGTCACGCTCTGTACGGCGTGGTCCACCAGCGGCGCCGTGCGGTAGCTCATGAAGCGCTCCGCCTTGGCGTAGTCGTCCGCCGTCAGCGTCCTGGTCTGCGCGGCCACACCGGCCGACAGCGCGCTCAATACCAGCGCGCTCAGCAGGCGCGATCCGTCCGTCTTCGAAACCATCGTGTGACTCCCCGAGAAAGAAATGGCGGCAGGCCGGCCGTGGCTGGCCGGATCGTGTGCCCGGCGCTTTCCAAGGTCATGGATCGTAGTCCGGAGGTCATGCTTCGACCCCTGCCAGAAGTCTCCCTCGGGTTGGGGTGTTCTGGTGTGGGCCGGGGGTGGGTGGCGCGCCGCAGAGGGGTGGGGGCGCGCGGCGGCGTAGGTTGGGGTGCGCTTGCGAACCCCAACGGGTGCTAGGGGCCGCCTCGCCCTACCTACTCGTCATGCCGTCGCAGGCCGGACGGAGCGCGTCGCGCAGAGAACGCTCGGAGGGCGGCCCCAAAGGGGCGAGCGTAGCGAGTCATCCAGTGGCGACATCGCTCGGTTGTCGCCTCATGGCCTGCCTTGTCTCGCCCCTCGCGGGGCGAGGGTTTCGCTCTCCTGCCGGAGAGCGAGTTACTTCTTCTTTGCTTGCCCAAAGAAGAAGTAACCAAGAAGAAAGGGCCCCCTGCGCGGCGCCCTCCGCAGCCTACGCTGCTGCGGGTGCGTTGAGGGCTGGCCGGGCTTTTCGACAGAGCATCCTGCCCTGATCGAAAAGGCGGGGACGTCCTGTCCCCGCCCGCCTGCGGCGGCCTGATCGTCCAGCCCTCACCGCCGCGAAGGGAACCCGGAAGATCAAGAGCGTTACGGAGCGTCGCTTCGCTCGCTCTTGTTTTTGCTTGCCGCGGTACCGCACTTCTCCTTCTCCCCTTCGGGGAGAAGGCGGGATGAGGGGCGGGTGCTCGCGAAAACGTGGCTAGAGCGCAAGCAACGCGGGTAGAGGCAGCACGCACGCCACCCATCGCTCACCCCATCACCCCCTACCCCTTACTCACCTCGAATTCCTGCGTCGACACCGCCTTGCCATCCACCGCGATCACCACCTGATACTTCCCCAGCGGCCACAGGTTGGGATTGCGTACCTCGAACGTGGTGACAGCTGGTCCAGTGGTGGCGATCGACTGGCTGGTGCTCACGATCTGCCGCGACTGGCCTTCGAGGTAATTCCAGGTCGCCGTCAACGTAGCACTGTCCGTGACGCCTTCCGTTTCCACCGCGGCGTAGATCGTCTTGTCGGTCGGCGTGAAGCGTGTCTTCGCCTGGGTGACACGATGGTCCGCGGCGACTTCGTTGCCGAGGGTGACGGTGGCGACGCGGAAATGCGTATCCGCCGTGGCGGCGGCGGTCGTGGGAGCGGCGGTCGGCGCGGCCGGCGGATTCCGGGTGGCCGCAGGGGCCGGCGCAGGTGCCGCGGCGGGGGTGCTGGCCGCGGCGGCAGGCGTCTTCGGTGCGGGCGGTGGCTCGTGCTTGCCGCAGGCGGCCAGGGTAAACACGGCCAGCAGCGCGGCGGTCGTGCTGACGTGGCGGAGGAGGCGTTTCATGGGCGGTCCCCTTCGAGTCGTGATCCGTGTCGTTGCGCGACAGCGGGCGGCTGACGCCACTCGCCGAGACTGAGGACGCCGCCATGAGCCCGCGGTCGACGATCGCACGGCGCCACGGTCTTTACGAACGCTTCGCGCCGCCCGGGGCGCGCTGTCTCATTGGCGCGCGCCGCGTGGATTGCCGGGGACGTCCTCGACGCTGCCGCGGAACGGATTGATGTCCAGCCCGCCACGACGCGTGTACCGAGCGTAGACGCTCAGGCGCTGCGGCGCACAGCGCCGCGTCACATCCATGAAGATGCGCTCCACGCACTGCTCGTGGAATTCGTTGTGATTGCGGAAGGAAACCAGGTAGCGCAGCAAGCCTTCGCGATCGATGCGCGGCCCCGCGTAGCGGATCTGCACGCTGCCCCAGTCCGGCTGCCCAGT
It contains:
- a CDS encoding DPP IV N-terminal domain-containing protein — encoded protein: MVSKTDGSRLLSALVLSALSAGVAAQTRTLTADDYAKAERFMSYRTAPLVDHAVQSVTWLDDGHFWYRDHDAQGDHYLRMDAATGKAEPAFDQAKLAAALGKATGKPVNAAKLGVTDFTVAADGSLDVNLRDKHYLCDLKGDGVCAPGKGTQAKEGEAGSEPGVLSPDKKTEAFIRHWNLWLRDVATGKETQLTTDGVEDYGYATDNAGWKHTDNAILVWSPDSKQIATFQQDQRKTGDMYLVTTNVGHPKLEKWKYPLVGDEHITMIERVIIDVPDKKVLRLKMEPDQHRSTLCDDISCGRDGGWDDVQWAPDGKTLAFVSTSRDHKQSWFRIADAKTGAVRTVFDEKVATYYESGNDKVNWSYLPETHEAIWFSERNNWGNLYLYDLETGKLKRAITTGEGNVTQVLRVDPKTRTVWFRGVGRTPGVDPYYQQFWKVNLDGGTPTLLTPEASDHTITLSPDGKLFVDAYSTTTTPPVTVLRSSEDGRTVAQVAKADISRLLATGWKAPEPFTVKGRDGKTDLYGVMFKPTHFDPKKKYPIVDYVYPGPQTGSVGTRSFTVGRTDHQSLAELGFIVVAIDGMGTPWRSKAFHDAYFGNIIDNTLPDQVAGLKELGKRYPWIDMDRVGMWGHSGGGNATVGAMFFYPDFFKVGIAESGNHDNRNYEDDWAEKWQGLLVKDKDGKSNYDKQANQAYADKLKGHLLLAHGTMDDNVPPYQTLLVVDALIKANKDFDLLLIPNAHHGYGSASLYMTRKRWDYFVRNLMGAVPPKEYELKAPKD